Below is a window of Vicugna pacos chromosome 20, VicPac4, whole genome shotgun sequence DNA.
ATCATGCCTCTACCCCATTAGAGGAGGGGCACATGGGGTCAGCTAATAAACAGCATCCTGGTCCAGGTCTGGATCACAATGGCTGTATTAGGTCCATGGACACGCCCAGTAGTCATTACTGCGGTCACCGAGTATATAATTGCAATGCACGTACTCGGTGGTTGGCAGAATTCCCACAATTGTTCTCTGGTCTGCGGAGTAGGAGATATGCGAGTGGGTGGGAGATCTGGAGTATGGGGTACCCATGTTGGAAGGGCTGGGAGAAGGCAAGCATCAGGCTGGGTTGGGGCTGTGAGATTGCTGAGGGACTGTGTATTCAGGGCCCATAGCTGGGGGCAGAGCACCACTGAATGTCCTCACATGGGCTCCGTGGACCCAGCAAGAGAAGTGCCGCTTCACTACTGAGAAAGCTTCATGTCCTACTCACTGTAAAGGAGACATCTTTACAGAAATTCAGTCTGTTAATGCAGAGCAATGATTGAAGTTGAATTTGAAGCTGAGAGCCAATGTATTCGTAACTGgcacatatataaaaatgtaaataaatataaacgtGTAATGTCCTTACTCTTAACCATAATGCCAGCCTGTTATTTACACATTGCACACCTCATTTTGTTCATTTGCTAGGTCATCCCATATGAGTATATGTATAGTTGccttttttaaaggctacatatTATTCTTCTGTATAGACCTTCAATTATTCAACCAGTCCCTcattaattttatcttatttccaatcattttgtattaaaaaaatattgcaataaaTATCTTTGTTCACATATTATTTTATACCTGCATGTatatattgagataaaattctACAAGTATAATTGCTGGGTCAGTGTATGTGCacgaatactttaaaaattatattttgaacaAAATTTGATACATGAAAAGGATAAATGTTACACAGATGTAAATGACAACATTAGTAATTCAATAAACACTCATTAACCGACCCCCTAATCCAAGAACTAGAATATCACCACTAACTTTCATCTTCCTGTGTCCTCCTCTCCATCCCGCTCAACTGCCTCCTGCTGCAGGTGCTCACTACCCTGAATCTTGAGTTTATCATttccttggtttttattttaacagttttattgcatatttatagatatatCTAAAAAACATACCATCCAGTGTTTTTCTATCCTTTATAATCAATGTGTTGCTGGTGAGTAATAGTACACCAAATTTTATCTTTACTAAGAAATAAAGTTACAGCATTTGTGGTAATGAATTATTGAGTCGTGGAACTCAGTTTCCTTCAATAAATTGTTTTGTATAAACATTTAGGTTCTTATAGTTGAATTTTAGGTTTTGGTTACGACTTGATGAGACAATACCAGGGGGGTCCTTAGGGCCTCATCCCCTATTGAAAAATTTTCTGTAAGTGATTATCTCAGCATTTAGATTGAGCTTTACCACTGACCTATAGCTTTCTTCTacctcaaaaacaaacatacccTGAATTTGAAAGTACCCTGTCTctgtttgtttatctattatattgattatttttacaatttatcaaaaaaaatcatactttaaGTAGTCTTTAgggagctgatttttttttttttcactcaacaacAACTCCCTGGGCTTCTGTGACATTTACTCCATCTCCTTAACCTTTCAAAAATTCCCAGAGCCTAATTCTTCTCCTTGTCTGATTTCTTTTTGATATTGCTAGAGAATAAATAAGGTGAGAATATTCTGTCTCTAAGAGAATTTTTTATGACACAAAGCAAGTGTGTCCATTCTGGTACTGCATTCAGAAGCAAGGATGTGTGAAACtcctaagaaaaaaatcatttttggtCAGAAATGAAAGTATCCAGGGAGTCGGGATCTGTTCTGCCTCTTGGAGGGAGGTGGTTTCAagtgggaagaggaggaaaaaagagagatgacCAGAGTCCAGATTTGTGTTTACATTTCTTGAAAGGGCACCATTTCTCTGAACTCAGGTCCTCGATGAACGGGAAATCCCCTGAGATAGGGGATTTCAGGTTTCCTCCGGCAGTAGCTGCGTGCTAGAAATCTGCAGCTCCAGTAGGCAGGTTCTCTGTCACCACCCCAGGGTCTGGCCAGTCAGGAACAATGTGATGTTCAGTGAGTTTGTGGGTGAGGATTTCTATTCCTGGTTAGTGAGGCTTATAAGGGAGGCTTACCTTAACTGACCAGAAGGGGTAACCGACCAACTTCTCAGtccctgtgttttaaaatacagtatGTTAATGGAAACAAATTGAACACCAACAGTTTAGAAAATGATGGCCTTTGAAAAGATAGTTTATTTTTCATAGATCCCAAGAGGAAGTGGCACACCACACCATGAAAGGCCATGTGAGAAAGCACCAAAGTTGGtcccaggcagagagaggagggggcgcTGTGGACAAGAGCCTTTCACATGGTTTCTGCAGAAAGAAATGAGCAGGACAGAGTAAGCAGGTTTAGAATTGGCTAGTTTATAGCATTTCAGTGGACTCAAGACATCGGGGCTGTTTCTagttgtctggtacctggccctgggGAGGTTAGAGCAGGTGGATGGTGGCCTGGAGTGTGAGGGCTTGATAAAGGGGGTTCTTGGGGTATGAGCTCTGAATTGGTTGGTTTGTGTTTGAAACAAATATGCTCAGGATGAACTGTTTACTATCCCTAGGAATAAGCTATTCCTGGAGGGACTTCCTCCAGTGTCCACAAGACCCCAGATATCACCATTAGGTTACAGAAAACAATAGACATGGTTGATATATTCTGCTTGGAAGTGGAGACCTCGGGTGCTTAGTCTTTGCTTTGCCCAAGTGTTGAGACCCTGGAAGTCCAGCGGGAGCCTGCGGGGCATGGTGAGCATCAGCTGATGGGTGTCAGTGTCATCTGGACGTACGTGATGGCGGGGCCTTTGAATGCTCACAGTCCTAGGAGGACAGTTCTTGTCTACCTGTCCACCAGGCTGCAGTCTTCCTCCAGACTTGGTTCCCTGCACTCATAGGCTGTTTTCTCACCTCTACAAAGTCGGGGAAAAGTGCATGGGGAGGGGTCCAGGTAAGACCTGCCATCCAAGTATAGTCCTGCCTACACTTAGGCTTCAAACCTCCCCTTGTTCTCACTCATACCAAGGCTCCTTGAAGTTCCctctattctttttaaaaatctctccacTTCCTTGCTTCTAACAGACACCTTgcctgtaacacacacacacacacgcacgcacgcaccacacacacacattcatacccTATAAAAATATTGGGAGAATTATATGAGGCAATACTTGAAAATGTCTTGCACAGTAAGATATAGCAGGTGATCCCTAATTGTTACTTCCcctttcctgttttcatttcgTTGTTCACGCACTCATAAATTCATTCATGCATACAAAAATATTCAGTAAGTACCTGCCACGCCAGACACTGAGCCAGCACTGAGAATGTAAAGACAAGCAAGCCTCTAGACCCTTCCTGTCTCCTGGGGGAGGTAGACAACTAAACGAATGTTCTATTACTTCATGAGATGTGCTTATACAGGGAGATCTGGGGAGAACAGAGAGGAGCATCTGCTTCAGAGCAGGACGGAAGAGAGTTAGAGATGGCTTCTTGGAGGATGTGGTTCTTACGCTGAGTTCTTACAAATCCACGTTGTTTCTTTCCTTGTGTGAAGGAGAGTTGGAGGGAAAAGTTTTCCAAGTGGAGAGAATAGCATATTCAAAGGCTAAATGTGACAGAAAGCTTGGCAAGGTTCAAGGACTTTTTCAGGTAGTTTTAGGCACTTGCAAGATCCCAGGTGAGTCATGAGAGATGAGCTGGTAAAatcagaaaagcaggaacctGATCTTGGAGTTTGGGATCTGTGTTTAATagcagagtcttttttttttttttttttttttggctaagggAGTAATATGGTCAAATTTGTATTTTAGAATAATTACTCCTGCTCCATCAAATATCTCTGGTTTTCTCTCTTAGCATATTGtagatttctttttcctgttgcaGTTAGCTGTGGCTATGAGACTTACTTTTGCAAATGAAAGATAAATTGAAGTGTCATGTCACTTCTGGGTAGAAGCTATATGTGCCAGATTGCCATTTGCCACACTCAgtcttccctcctgccccagccactAGCAATGTTCAAGATAATGGTTGTTCTGTCAGTCTGCATACTGAAGTGAGAATTACGGCTATCTGGATGGCTGGCAGTGGGCATACAGGACGTGCAAGAAATAAGCCTCTGCTgtttaagtcactgagattttggTGGTGTTATCACAGCATAAACTATTCTATTCTGTCTGATACACAGTGATGAGGTTATTACCATAAAAATGAGGAACATTCGGTACTCAAGAAAGATAGAAgcagtggggatggagaggagTGGATACATGTGAGAGCTGTTACAGAGAGAAATTGACCAGATGTGGTGATTGAAATGCGGAAGAAGAAGCAGGTTCATGTGGGGATGAAAGAAAATTTATATGCTAAGGcaaggcaagacaagaaaaaattaaagataaatttcTCTCCATGTGTCCTTTCGAGCCTCCATCTTCCCTCCCTAATGTGCAGTGTGCATCTGCGCTACCAAACCTTCTCAAAGGTGGGAGTGTCTGTTCGACCACGAAGAtcagtttttccctttcttctgacTCCAGTAATGTAGTTTCTCAAAAAATGAGAGTTCTTTCCCAACTCTGTGTGGGGTCCTGGTGGCTTGCTGCTTGCTCTGTACTTGCTTAACTGGACTATGTCTCCTTGGTGAGCTCGTTTTGTTGTATGATCCTTTGTCTTGAAAACATATATGACTGTGCCTTCGACTTTGAATGGGTGCAACAGTTCTCAGAACTTCTCAGAGTTTGTCTCCTGGGATGTAATTGTCTCAGTTTGGCTCGAATAAAATTCCTTCTTaagttgattttttaattgaattttcttCAACATTTAAGATACCGATTAGAGAAGCATCAGTAGATAAACATTATTCTTGAGCTCTTTTATCAATGGCCTTAAGGTCAAGATTCTCTGCTCTCCCCCATGAAGTCAGGATTGGCATCAAGATAATGTTGGCCACTGAAGGGAGGGGGCAATGTGAAGAGGAAGGATGAGACAATGATTCAATTCAAAGcagattttctttgtattctccATTAATTCTCTGTTCCATTCACTGAGGATCTAAGAAGGTAATGGGCATAGATAAACACTGAGGTGGGAACAGGAGTTCGTAGAAATTGGGGCTCGTGCTGTTGCTCCCTGTCTTCCTTTCTAGGTCCTCCTCCATCCACACTTTGCTGTAGGACTGTCACCTGcaacctgattttatttttgtgcctGGCCATCAGAGGCTGGTCAGAACCCCAGAATCCCACTGAAAGATGAATGCAGGACAGCTGTTATCCACTGTGTTGCAGCCAAAGAACAGACCTGTGACTTCTAATGGTCACTGTCTATAAAGAGGTTGAAActtggtgggggaggagagggcagagaaaaaTCAACTCTAGAAAGGAGAACAGGTCTTCAGGAATTGAAAGAATGGTGCTATGATTCCTGGCCAGCTGTGTGGTTAGGGACCCCTAAGACTGAAGGGTCTATCTGATAATTGGATATAAATCCTACTGATGCACATTCGATGATGAGAAGAAAGCAGCTTCATTCTCAAAGCTCAGCATCTAGTTTTAGTCTAACAAATTCCTATGTGTTCTTGGATAAATCATTAAATTCTCTGGGCTTCAGCTCCCTTTCAACCTTCCTCAGGCAAGTAGAGAGAAAGCACCCtgatgaagaaggaaagaagacatGGTAGGaatcagaaataataataaagaggTGGTGACAAGGTGACCAGTTGGAGAGAGATTATATAACCAGAAATGAACATGGAGGACTTGGGGAAGCTATAGTTGAGGTGAAGATAGTTAAAAatagaatggaaaataaaataaatacatggagATTAAATAGTAAAAGTGGACAGGTGTAATAATATTATTGAGTGTTAGCTATGATTTAGAGATACTACTTCTTCTTACCCAAgttctggtctctctctctctgtctttgtctatctgtcacacacacacacacacacacacactcaccccagACATACCGTGACCTACTGTAGTGGCTTGGATAGGTATAGGGAAGGCTGTAGACTAGACAGCTCAAACTTGTTCAAATAAGAGTAAAGAATATCCTCTCAATGAAAGCACATCAGACAGCTCTCCCTCAGCTCTCCCTGGAGTCCTTGTCCTTCCCCAGCAACCTCCTGAATGCCTTCTTTACCTCCTTATTCCTCAGGGTGTATATGAGAGGGTTAAGTGTAGGAGTGCCCACTGCATAGAAGAGACCAAAGAACTTGCCTCTTTTCTGGGCATAGGGATTTTTGGGCTGGAGGTAGACGGAAATGACTAAACTGTAGAAGAGGGTGACCACCGTGAGATGGGAGGAGCAGGTCCCCAAAGCCTTCCTCCACGCTGTGGCAGAGTTAATCCTCAGCACTGCCCAGGCAATGGCTCCGTAAGAGATAAGAATGAGGGTGAGTGGCATGACCAGGAAGATGACACTCGACACAGCTAATTGAATTTCATTGTAGCTGGTGTCTCCACAGGCGAGTTGAATTAGAGAAGGGACTTCACATACAAAGTCATCTATCTGCCGGTGGGGgcagaagggcaggtggagggtggGTGGTGTCTGGACTGTCGACTGGACCAGACCCATTACCCAGGCTACAGCCGCCAGCTGCCGGCAGAGGCGGGGGTGGATGACGTTGGTGTAGTGGAGGGGCTGGCAGACAGCCACATAGCGGTCAAAGGCCATCACTGTCAAGAGGATGCATTCTGTGGTCCCCAGGAACAGGAAGATGAAGAGCTGGACTGAGCAGCCTAGGAAGCTGATGGTCTTGTTTGGGCCCCAGAGGTTGAACAGCATCTGGGGAACAAAGCTTGTAGTGATGCAGAGGTCCAAGAAGGAGAGGTTGGAGAGGAAAAAGTACATTGGAGAGTGGAGCCTGGGGTCCAGTGTGGACAGCAGGATGATGAGTGTGTTGCCCACCAGAGTCACAAGGTAAGAAATTAAGACGAGCACAAAGAGGATTCTTTCAAGTCCTGGGTGTTCAGAGAAGCCCAGAAGGAGGAAGTCCACTGGGGAGCTGTGGTTGACCATGACCTGTTCCTGCCCAGACTTAGAGGGTGAGAGGTATCTGAGCAGTGTGCCGGACCTGTTTTATAACAACTCACCCTGGGTACTAGTCAGGTCATACCAAGTAGATGTGTCTTTTCCTGTTCCTCTAACCCAGCATCTCCAGGCACATCAGCATCCAGCAGCCCCTTCTCTTCCCCTGTTCCTCCAGGTCAGATGTTGTCCAGGGGGAGTCAAGAAACCGTGAACATGCTGAAAAACAGAGATTTACTCTGGTACCTCAGACTTACTGGCTGAAGGCAAAGAAAGTTGATATACAAaatatgaattaattaattagttttgattaattcaacaaacatttactgagtacctattgTATTTTAAGTACTGTACTCCTGCGAAATTTTCCCTTTATTATGTACGGAAGGAACTACAAAGAAATGCGGGTTGAGTGAATTTTCTGATCACAAGAATTTCTGGAGAATTAATCTTACTTTCTAGTGATGGGCATGAGTTTCCTAGAATCATTCATGTTCTATTTATTTCACACTTTT
It encodes the following:
- the LOC102531181 gene encoding olfactory receptor 2H1-like, which produces MVNHSSPVDFLLLGFSEHPGLERILFVLVLISYLVTLVGNTLIILLSTLDPRLHSPMYFFLSNLSFLDLCITTSFVPQMLFNLWGPNKTISFLGCSVQLFIFLFLGTTECILLTVMAFDRYVAVCQPLHYTNVIHPRLCRQLAAVAWVMGLVQSTVQTPPTLHLPFCPHRQIDDFVCEVPSLIQLACGDTSYNEIQLAVSSVIFLVMPLTLILISYGAIAWAVLRINSATAWRKALGTCSSHLTVVTLFYSLVISVYLQPKNPYAQKRGKFFGLFYAVGTPTLNPLIYTLRNKEVKKAFRRLLGKDKDSRES